The following DNA comes from Bacteroidota bacterium.
AGCTGCCCAGGATGCCCAGGAAGACCCCCGCACCCGCGAGCTGTCGCCCGGCCTGTTCGAGCCTGGGGATGTGAAGAGTGTGATAGACGCCGTAATAACCGTAGGGGTAGATATGGTAGGGGTGCTAAGCCTGGAGAGCAAGGCGCGAAAGCGTGCCTGGACCCTGGATGAGCAGAGTTTTGCCAACAGCCTGGCCGAGCTGGTGGGCCTGGTGCTAGAGCAGAAGGAGCGCATGCTGACCGACCGCCTGAAGGAGGCCTACGCAGAACTGGAACTAAAAAACCACGACATCGCCCTGCAAAAGGCGGAGCTGGAAGAAACCACCAGCTGGCTGAAAGAAAGCATCCGATACGCAAAACGGATCCAGCAAAACATCCTGCCCAGCAAGGCTTTCATGGACGAACACCTGGACAACTACTTCGTAGTATACAGGCCCAAGGACGTGGTGGGAGGAGACTTCTACTGGTTCGGCCAGATAGGCAACCAATGTGTGATGGTGGTGGCCGATGGTACCGGCCACGGTGTACCGGGAGCATTCCTTACCCTTATTGGCTACCTGCTGCTAAACCAGATTGTGCTGGAGAAGCGTGTGGTGCAACCCTCCGAAATTCTACGACTACTCCACCTGGGCGTACGCACCGCCCTGAAGCAGGATGAGGAGGAAGGCAGCAGCCGAGACGGATTCGATGTGGCGGTGTGCACCTTCAGCACCCGCACCTACGAGGTGGAGTATGCCGGGGCCAACCTCCCCTTCTATTACTACCAGGACTGGGAGATCCACGAGATTAAGCCCACCAAGAAATCCATCGGAGGCGAGCAGCTGGAGGAGGAGCGCACCTTCCAGAACCACACGATCCAGCTGCGCCAGGGCGATGCCATCTACATGTATACAGATGGTTTTGTGGATCAACTGGGCGGCCCGGACGAGAAGCGTTTTACCAGCCGCCGCTTTCGCGACCTCATCCTGCGCACCCAGCATGAGAGCCTGGGTACCCAGCGCGCCCTGCTGAACCTGGAGTGGAAAGACTGGAAGGAAGACCGCGAACAGCTGGACGACGTTACCGTTTTTGGTCTGAAGTTCAGCTAGGAGCACAAGGGTACTGGCACAGCCCGTGCCACAAAGCCCGCATCATTCCCCTTACACCCCCCCACCTGCCCGATGCCCAGCCCCCCGCCCGAACCTGGCCCCGCCCAGCTGCCTGCCGAGGCGCGCCAGCGGAACACGGACCGCATCATCCTGGGGGTGGACCCCGGCACGCAGGTAACAGGCTATGCCTTTATCCAGGTGGGCGGGCGGCACCCCCAGCTGCTGAGCCTGGGGGTTATAGAGCTGAAGAAGCTGGCAGACCACCCCATGAAGCTCAAGCGCATCTTCGACCGGCTCCTTGGCATGATCGAGGCCTTCCTGCCAGACGAGATGGCCATAGAGGCACCCTTCCAGGGTAAAAACGTACAGAGCATGCTGAAGCTGGGCCGCGCCCAGGGGGTGGCCATTGCCGCAGCCCTGCAGCGGGATGTGCCAGTGGTGGAGTATGCCCCCACCAAGGTGAAGATGGCGGTAACGGGCCGCGGGGCTGCCAGCAAAGCCCAGGTGGCAGGCATGCTGGCCCACCTGATGCCCGAGCTGAAGCAGCAGGGCCCCCTGCTGCCCGATGCTACCGATGCCCTGGCAGTAGCCCTGTGCCACTATCTGCAGAGCAGTGGCGGCCTGGCCAGCCCAGGCCGATACAGCGGCTGGGAGGCCTTTGTGAAGCAGAACCCGGGCAGAAAGCGCGGGTAGTGAACGATGCGTATTGCCCTACGCCCGCCAAGCCTGTAGCCCCAGCCACAAACTTCTTGCCCCACCACAGTTTGTGCCCGCTGGCTCCGGTGCGCAGCCTGTATCTGCGTATATTGTAGCCCCAATGCGTGTACATGCTTCTTTTTACTTGCTGGTGCTGGCTGCCCTGTATGGCACCGTTTGGGCACAGGCAGCGCCGCCCGCTACCCCGCGCAAGCAGCCCATGCTGCAGCTGGGCGTGGGCTTCTCTGGCGTAACCTATCTGGGCGACCACAACTACAGGAACGAATCCTATTATCGCATACACCCGGCGGCCCACCTTAGTCTGCAGTTCGATAACTACAGGCGTGTGAGCCCGCAGCTTAATTTTTCCTTTTCCCGCATCCGGGCCGAGAACCGAGACCTTGCCCCCCAGGCGGGTGTGCAGCCCAACACCTTCTTCAGTACCCGCTACTTCAGCCTCGATCTGCGTATGCGCATACGGTTCAACCGCCTGGGCCGCCTACGCCCCCACCTGGCCCCCGGCCTGGGCCTGCTGAGCTATACGCCGCAGGACCGAGTGGGCAATAGCCTGGCAAACCAGCTGGATACCCGCAAGGAGGGGGAGGACTATAGCAGCACCACGATCCTGTTTCCACTAAACCTCGGCGTTACGTATCGGCTAAACGAGCTGGTGTCGCTCGGGGCCGATTTCACCCATTTTCTTACCGGTACAGATTACTTCGACAATGTGGGCGAACTGGGCCCACGTTCGGGCAATGATCGCCTGCAGGAACTCAGTTTTACTGTGTACATCACGCCCAGCCAACGCGAACGCGCGGGCAGGCGCTAGGCGAACCTGATACAGCCTGTGTACGGCATTTTTTTGCTAGGTGCTTCCGTACAATTTGTGTAGTTTTGCCAAACTTTATTTTGAATAAGGTCGTATTAGAACAGGTGATACGATCCTTTGTTTTATATTTATGGCATTATGAGTCCTAAGAGAGAGATAAAAATCGGTTTATTTGGCTTTGGCGTAGTGGGCCAGGGCTTGTACGACGTATTGAGCAGCAGCAAGGGCATCCGCGCGGATGTGGTGCGTATCTGCGTGAAAGACCCCGCCAAACCGCGCCGCCTGCCCATGGAGCATTTCACCTTCGACAAAAACGATATCCTGCACGACGACCAAATCAACCTCATTGTAGAACTCATAGACAATGCAGACGATGCCTTTGAGATTGTAAAGGAGGCCATGAGCCGGGGAAAGGATGTGGTTTCGGCCAATAAGAAAATGATAGCCGAGCACTTTGCCGAGCTATATGAGCTGCAACGCAAGCACAACGTAAGCCTGATCTACGAAGCATCGGCCTGCGGCAGCATCCCCATTATCCGCACCCTGGAGGAATACTACGATAACGAACTGCTGAACAGCGTGCAGGGTATCTTCAATGGCACGACCAACTACATCCTGACCAAGCAGATAGCCGAAAATCTGGACTACAATACGGCGCTCAGGCAGGCTCAGGAGCTGGGTTTTGCCGAGAGCAATCCCTTTCTGGACGTGCATGGCTACGATGCCAAGTATAAGCTCTGCATTATTGCGGCCCATGCCTTTGGGCTGCGCGTGCCTGAGCAGGAGATTTTCAACTACGGCATTACAACCGTGTCGCCCTTTGATGTGCGCATAGCACGTGAGAAGAGCTACAAGCTGAAACTGGTAGCCCAGGCACTGAAGATAAAGGACAAGCTGGTGCTCTTTGTGCTGCCCATGATGGTGCCCAAGCATAGCCTGCTGTATAATGTAGAGGAGGAATACAATGCCGTACTGGTAGAGGGCGTGTTTTCGGACAAGCAGTTTTTTCAGGGTAAGGGAGCCGGAAGCTATCCAACCGGATCTGCCGTACTGTCTGACGTAAGCGCCACCACCTACGGCTACAAGTACGAATACAAAAAAGAAAACCAGCACAGCCTGACCTTTACCAACGATGCCGTGCTGGAGATCTACCTGCGCTATGCAGATGAGGCTACGCTAAAGCAGTTCAACTTCATCAGCATCCACGAGCGCCACAGCGAGGAGGACACCGGGTTCTACTACGTGGTGGGCTACATCAAGCTAAGCAGCCTGATGGCTATCCCCCGGCTGGCCGAACTGGATGCCTTTGTGGCCCTCACCCCGCGCTGCGACGTGCAGCTGGCGTGATTACAGAGGGCTTAAGGTAGGCCGTGTGCACCTCCGGTGTTTATCCCCCCCGCGCGCCTTGCTATATTCCCCTCCGAACAAATAGCGCCACCTGGGCATCTCCTTTGCCCTGGCTTTCGGCTATCTTTGGGCTATGGCAGTCAACCTGGTAAGCGCGGAGCAGTTAAGCAAGACCTATGGCGACAAGGTACTCTTTGAGGGGATAAACCTGGGCCTCAGCCAGGGCGACAAGGTGGCCTTGGTGGCCCGAAACGGCACCGGCAAGAGCACCCTGCTCTCTGTGCTGGCTGGCACCGAGGCACCCGATGCCGGCCAGGTAGTGTGGCGCAAGGGTGTGCGGGTGGGCACCCTGCTACAGGAACCAGAGCTGGACCCGGAGGCCACCGTGCTGGACTGCATCCTGTATGCCGACGACCCCGTGCAGCAGGCCATTCGGCACTACGAGCGGCTGATACACCAGGCCGTGCCCGACCAAGCCGCGCTAGACCAGGCCCTGGCCGAGATGGACGCACAGCAGGCCTGGGACTTCGAGGCACGTGTGCATCAGGTACTGGATGTATTCGGCCTAACCCCCCAGCTGGAAACCCCAAGTAGGCGCCTGAGTGGCGGGCAGCGCAAGCGCCTGGCCCTGGCACGCCTGCTGCTGAGCGAGCCAGACGTGCTGCTGCTGGATGAGCCCACCAACCACCTGGACCTGGACATGATAGAGTGGCTGGAGGCCTGGCTGCTGCGCACCCGCGCCACCCTGCTACTCATTACCCACGACCGATGGTTCCTGGATGCCGTGTGTAGCCGAATATGGGAGCTGGAGGGTGGCAGGCTAATCCCCTACGAGGGCAACTATGCCTACTACCTGGAGAAGAAGGCCGAGCGAGAAGCCGCAGAAAACGCCCAGCAAGACAAGATGCGGGCCTACCTGCGCAAAGAACTGGAATGGCTGCAGCGCCAGCCCAAGGCACGTACCACAAAGAGCAAGGCCCGCATAGACCAGTACCACGAAAAGAGCGAGGCCATGCCCAGCCGAAAGGCCGAGCCAGAGCTGCTATTCCAGATCAAGACCACACCCATAGGGGGAAAGGTGCTGGACTTCAAGAGTGTGCGCGTGCGGCTGGGAGACCGCCTGCTGATCCGTAAGTTTACCTACGCCTTCAAGCGGCAAGAGCGCGTGGGCATTGTGGGCAAGAACGGCGTGGGCAAGAGCACCCTGCTGCGCCTCATTATGGGCGAGATAGACCCCGAGGCCGGCAAGGTGGAAGTGGGCGAAAGCATTGTGCCAGGCTACTACCGCCAGGATGGCCTGGTGCACCGGCCGGGGCAGAAGGTGCTGGAGGTGATAACCGACATAGCCGAGAGCCTGCCACTGCAGAATGGCAGCACCCTGCCCGCCGCGCAGTTTCTCAACCGTTTCGGCTTCCCCTACGGGATGCACCGCACCGAGGTGGAACGCCTGAGTGGGGGCGAGCGCCGCCGCCTGCACCTGCTCACAGTGCTCATCCGCAACCCGAATCTGCTCATCCTGGATGAGCCTACCAACGACCTGGACCTGCCCACCCTGAACCTGCTGGAGGAGTTCCTGATGCACTACCAGGGCTGCCTGGTTATTGTGAGCCACGACCGATACTTTCTGGACCGGCTGGTAGATCACCTCTTTGTGCTGGAGGGCGATGGAGAGATCCACGACTTTAATGGAAACTACCAGCAGTGGCAGAGCCAGCGGCTGGCACAGGCAGAACAAAAGAAGATGCCCGAGCCAACCAAGGTGCGCGAACAGCCGGCGATAGCCGACGGTGGCCAGCCGGAAAAACCCAAGGTACGGCTCAGCTACAAGGAGCAGCGGGAGTATGCGCAGCTGGAACAGCAGATAGCCCTGCTGGAAGCCCGCGTAGCCGAGCTGGAGCGCCAGATGAGTAGCGGAGTGCTGGATCACGAAGCGCTGGCAGCCCTCAGTGCCGATTTTGTGGCCCAACAGAAGCTGCTGGATTCAGCTACCGACCGCTGGATGCAGCTGGCCGAGTATGCAGACTAGGTGCCGGGGGCGCGGAGAAGCAGGGGTGTGCCCCCGCTTTTGAACTGATGGCGGGTGCTTCGTCTTGTTCTGGCTACTGCGTCTAGCGTTCGCGCTCTATGGTGTAGTTCACCAGGTCGCGCAGGCTGGTACTGGCCGCCGTATCCGGAAACTCCTTCAGGATAGCCAGGGCATCATCGGCAAAACGGTGCATCATCGTTTCGCTATAGCTCAGGCCGCCTGCGGCTTCCACAAAGTCTACCAGATACTTTACCTGCCTGGGGTTGGTATTGTGGTTCTTCACAATATTAATCAGCTTTCGGCGCTCCATCCAGCTGCTTTTGTTCAGCGTGTGGATGAGTGGCAGCGTCATTTTCTTCTCTTTCAGGTCTATGCCCGTGGGCTTGCCGCTCTTGCTACCCCCGTAGTCAAAGAGGTCGTCCTTGATCTGGAAAGCCATGCCCACCAGCTCGCCAAAGTGTCGCATCTGTTCCACCGTATCCACAGGGGCCCCGGCACTGCTGGCACCGCTCTCGCAGCAGCTGGCAATCAGGCTGGCTGTCTTCTGCCGGATGATCTCGAAATACACAACCTCATCTATATTCAGCCGCCGGGCTTTTTCTATTTGCAGCAGCTCACCCTCACTCATCAGCTTCACGGCCTTGCTGGTAATCTTCAGCAGGGTATAGTCATCGTGCTCCAGGCTCATCAGCAGCCCGCGGCTTAGCAGAAAGTCGCCAATAAGGACGGCAATCTTGTTTTTCCAGAGCGCATTGATGCTGAAGAAGCCCCGGCGCTCATTCGCATCATCCACCACATCGTCATGAATCAGGGTGGCGGTGTGCAGCAGCTCAATGAGGGCGGCCCCCCGGTAGGTGGCAGGCTGTATGCCGCCGCACAGCTTGGCACTCAGCAGCACAAACATGGGTCGCATTTGCTTGCCCTTGCGCCGGATCATGTAGTGCATAATCTTGTCAAGCAGCAGTATACGGCTCTTCACCGCTCCCCGAAAATGTTCTTCAAACTGCTCGAGTTCGTCCAAAATCGGAGCCTGTATGTCTTCCAGCGTAAGGCCCATGCGCCGGCAAAATTACGGGCTTTTTCCCCTAGTTGCCAACCCGTGGGTTCACTTATATCGGCTTGGTACGAACAGAAACAGGCATATTTGCGTTGGTTTCTCCTGTAGCTCGTTTCTCATGCCACATCCCCCCCGTTCCCGCTCCATTTTGCGCCGCCTGCTGGCCTTTCTCCGGCCCTATCGGGGGTTGTTTGTGGTAGGCCTGCTGCTTACCATTGCCATGAGCGTGGTGGGCCCCCTGCGGCCCCTCGTTATGCAGCGGGTGCTGGATGGGCCTATTGCCGCCGGAGACAGCCAGGGGCTGCTACAGGGCGGACTGCTGCTGCTGGCTCTCACGCTCCTGAATAGTGTGTTCAACTATTTTCAGATCAATCTTACGAGCCTGTTGGGCCAAAATATCATAAACGACATGCGCCAGCAGGTATTTAGCCACCTGCTAAGCCTGCGTACCCAGTACTTTGACCGGATGGCCATTGGCGCGCTGCAAACCCGCGCCATCAACGATATACAGACGCTCAATACCGTCTTTAGCACCACGCTGGTTACCATCCTGGGCGAGCTGCTTCAGCTGGCCTTTATCCTGGGCATTATGTTCTGGATGAGCTGGTCGCTCACCCTGGTCATCCTGTGCCTGATGCCGCTCATCATCCTGGGCACCTGGCTTTTCAAGCGGTTTGTAGAACCAGCCTTTCGGCGTGTGCGCCATCATGTGAGCGAGCTGAATGCCTTTACGCAGGAGCATATTACCGGCATGCTGGTTACGCAGCTGTTTCACCGCCAGCAGGAGGAGAGCCGGCGCTTTGATGAGCTGAACCGCCAGCACCGGCGCGCGCACCTGGATACGGTACTGGCCTATAGCATCTTCTTTCCGGTTATCGAGATCCTGACAGCCCTGGGTCTGGCCCTGCTGGTGTGGTATGGCAGCCGCAGCAGCCTGCAGGGCGATACCACCCTGGGCGAGCTTACGGCTTTCATCATGTTTATCAACATGTTTTTCAGGCCTATACGCCAGATAGCCGATCAGTTCAACACCTTGCAGCTCGGCATTGTGAGTGCCGAGCGTGTGTTTAAGGTGCTGGATACCACAGAGTTTATTGAGAACAATCCGCCCACAGCCGATTCCGATCGGATATATGCCGACCCAAGTATCCGCTTTGAGCAGGTTCACTTTTCCTATCTGCCGGATGAGCCAATCCTGAGGGGGATTGACTTTGAGGTGGCTGCGGGTACTACCACGGCCCTTGTGGGGGCCACCGGCTCGGGCAAGAGCACCATCATAAATATACTGATGCGCCTATACGAGCCACAAAAGGGCTGTATCTACGTTGCCGGGCAAGATGTGCGGGCCTACGACCTGTTTGCCCTCCGGCGCAGCATGGGCCTGGTGCTGCAGGACGTGTTCCTTTTCTCGGGTTCGGTATATGAGAATATTACCCTGCACAACACGGCCATTACGCGCGAGCGGGTGCTGCAGGCGGTGGATGAGGTGCAGGCACGCGCCTTTATAGAGCGGCTACCGGGTGGGCTGGACCACCGGGTGGGAGAGCGGGGCGTAAACCTGAGCACCGGGCAGCGGCAGCTGCTCAGCTTTATCCGCGTGCTGGTGCACAACCCCGCTATCCTGCTGCTGGATGAGGCTACCTCTAACATCGATACCGAGCTGGAGGGCATCCTGCAGGCAGCACTGCAGCGCGTAATGCAGCACCGAACCAGCATCGTGGTGGCGCACCGGCTCAGCACCATACAGCATGCAGACCAGATACTGGCTATGCGCAAGGGCGAGGTGATAGAACGGGGCACGCACCAGAGCCTGCTGCAGCAGGGTGGGTATTACAAGAAGCTCTTCGACCTGCAGTATGGGCAGCCTGTGCGAAATTGATCCTTTCCACTATCTTTATACCCATGCAGCCACCTAGCGCGCAGGCACTTGTTATTGTGCCCACCTACAATGAGCGTGAAAACATACACGCCCTGGTAGAACGGGTGCTGGAGCTGAAGGAGCAGTTTGACCTGCTGATCGTGGACGATAGCTCGCCCGACGGAACGGCTGGGGCGGTGCGGCAGCTACAGCGGCAATATCCCGGCAGGCTGCACCTGGAGGAACGTACGGGCAAGCTGGGCCTGGGCACAGCCTACCTGCACGGTTTCCGCTGGGGGCTGGCGCGTGGCTATGCGTATCTGTTCGAGATGGATGCCGACTTTAGCCACGACCCTGCCGACCTACCCCGCCTGTACGAGGCCTGTGCAGTGGGCCGTTTCGACCTGGCCATTGGTAGCCGCTACTGCCGGGGGGTGAATGTGGTAAACTGGCCCATGTCTCGCGTACTGCTTAGCTACGGGGCCAGCTGGTACGTGCGCCTGATAACGGGCATGCCCATCCGCGATGCCACGGCCGGTTTCATCTGCTATCGGCGGGCTGTACTAGAGGCTATCCTGGCTGAGCCAGTCAAGTTTGTGGGCTATGCCTTCCAGATCGAGATGAAGCATAAGGCCTGGCGCATGGGCTTCCGGTTCAAGGAGCTGCCCATCATTTTTACCGACCGGCAGGCCGGGCAGAGCAAGATGTCGCAAAACATCATCCAAGAGGCCATATGGGGTGTGCTCTGGCTTACTGTTACCGGCTGGTTTCGCAAGTCTTACCACTAGTTTTGCCCTGTTTTCCCCCTATGTTGGCCTTTTCTTGCGAGGGGGCTTTACCGCCATTTGCCCGAGCCAGCTGGTGCGGGTTCTTGTGCCAGTCAGCCCCCCCCCAGGCATTACAGGTAATCTAAGGGCCTCATCCTGCGCCTTCGTTCGGCCCCGGGAGCCGCATACCTCAAGGCCGAGCACGCGCGAAATCTGGAGGATTGGGCGATTAGTAGTCAGACTACACTTCCACACATCGGCTATACAGGAGCCTGCTTACTACCAGCCTGCTGGGCCTATGCCCAGCAGAGTCCGGCTGGAACTTGGCTACAGACACCTGCCCCCCTCTTGGGTTTGATCGCCAGTTTGGCTACCGGCCCCGTATTTTCTGAAACAGGTAGATGACACCCGCAATTACCAGCGCAATGGCGGCGGCATGCACCAGCCAGCCAGCCACTCGCAGCATGAAAACCAGCACATACCACCCGGCTATGATCAGCAGGATGAAGATAAAAACGCGAAGAAATATGGTTCCAAAGCTCATATTGCCAATATAAGGAATTTTTTGATCGTATGAAAGGCAGTGGCCCAAATACCCCCCATGGTGTCCGCCCTTAGTTGTTTGCTATTTGTTCCCATTGGCCCCCACAGGTATGGCAGGCTTGTGGGGCCGCCTGCCAGGCATTGGGTACTGCACACTTTTGGGCATAATGGTCCTTCACAGCCTCCTCATCCCTACCCGTGCGCCGCCTGCCTAGCCAGCCAGTACGGTTATCAGGTCGCTCTTGGTAATGATGTCTTGGCTGCCATCTTCCTTCTGTACAATGACAGCGGGCATTTCTCTGGTCATCATCTTGCTGATGACGTCTATGCGGGTGGTGGGCAGCACAAAGGGGAAGGGGTCGCTCATCACCTCGGTAATGGGTAGGCTCTTCATGTGCGGATTGTCCAGCAGGCGGTTCAGCACACTGCTTTCGTTCAGGCTGCCCACTATGTCCTGTGCCTTGTACACCGGCACCTGGCTTATGTTGTGCATCCGCATGAGCTGTATGGCCTCTTCCACTGTTTGGTCTGCCTGTAGCTGTAGCAGCGGGCTTGGGTTTTTTCGGCTCAGGATCTCGCGGGCGGTTACCAGGCTGCCTTCGTCCAGGTAGCCCCGGTCTTTCATCCACTGGTCATTGTATACCTTGGCCAGGTAGCGTGTGCCGTGGTCTGGCAGGATGATGACCACCACATCCTTTGGGCCCAGGTTCCGGGCATACTCCAGGGCACCGTGCACAGCACTGCCGCAGCTCCAGCCCACAAACAGGCCCTCCAAGCGTGCCAGCTTCCGGGTCATGATGGCGGCATCCTTGTCGCTCACTTTCAGGATCTTGTCTATTTTGCCCAAGTCCAGGTTTTGGGGCACAAAGTCTTCCCCTATGCCCTCGGTGGCGTAGGGGTACACCTCGTTGAGGTCTATCTCGCCGGTTTCGTGCAGTTTCTGGAAAAGCGATCCATAGGTATCTATCCCGATGGTTACGATGTTGGGGTTCTTTTCTTTCAGATAGGTGCTTACACCGGTAATGGTGCCGCAGGTACCCATGCCGGCTACAAAGTGTGTTACCCGGCCTTCGGTCTGCGTCCATATTTCGGGCCCGGTGGTTTTGTAGTGGGCTATTCGGTTGGCCAGGTTGTCATACTGGTTGGGGTAGAAGCTGTTGGGTATCTCGGCTGCCAGGCGTTTGGCTACGCTGTAGTAGCTCTGCGGGTCCTCTGGCTCCACGTTGGTGGGGCACACGATTACCTCGGCTCCCAGGCTGCGCAGGATGTCTATCTTCTCCTGGCTCTGCTTGTCGGTAATGGTGCATATCAGGCGGTAGCCACGCACCACAGCCGCCAGGGCCAGGCCAAAGCCGGTATTGCCGCTGGTGCCCTCTATAATGGTGCCGCCTGGTTTCAGCTTGCCGGTTCGTTCGGCCTCTGTAACCATCTCTACGGCTATGCGGTCTTTTACACTATTGCCCGGGTTAAAGTATTCTACCTTGGCCAGCACGGTGCATTTCAGGTTCTGCACTACCTGGTTCAGGCGTACCATGGGGGTGTTGCCCAGCGTATCGAGAATATTTGAATGCCACATATCCAGTATTTTGTGTGCAAACTAGGCATTAATGTGGAATGTCCGTAGCAAAAATGGGAAAACTGTGTGATGACAGAATGGGACACCCCCCCTGGTGTGCACCCTGCCCCTACCGGCCAGATGGCCTGGGCAGGCGCCGCTGCACGTAGGGGTAGCGCAGGTTTAGCGTGTCGGCTTTGGTTATTTTTCCGCCCATGTAGTGGTACTCTATGGCCATAGAGTCGCGTCCGTAGTCTATCAGGTAGCTGTGGGTAGGCAGCAGGGTATCTGCCCCACTCCAGATGAAGTCGGTTTGACGAAACTTCAGGCCATCGCTACTCAGCAGGGTCTTGCTATGCACCTTGCCAGTGGCCACATACAGGTTGGGGTGCAGTGTGGAATTGGCTACCCAGCCCAGGCTGCCATCTTTGGGTTTGTATAGCAGTAGGTGGCCATATTGATTGGTCCCACCTGCGGTATAGGCATAGAGCCAAATATCCTTCTTGTCGTCAAAGGTAAAGTCCTGAATTCGTACAAACTGATCCGGGCCCATCGGAACGGCTAGCCCGTAGGGGATATGCTCGCGCGAGAACACCAGGCGTGTCTCTTGGGGTAGCTTTTGGTACACATTCAGGGTATAGTAGCCGGCGTACCGGTCGGCGGGGTTCTCCAGTGTAAGGCTGAGCAAGTAGGGTACGCCTGTGCCCAGCAGGTCTCCCCACTGCAGGTGGGCGTGCGGGCTGGTGTAGGTATAGGCTGGCTGGCCATAGTTCTGCCGAATGCGCTCGAAGAGGTCTTTGCGGATGGAGTCGAGCAACGGATTGTCGGGCACGGTAGCCTGCTTGTCCGACCCCGGATGCGTTTCGGGGCTTTGGTTGGGAATACTGTCATGCAGGCCAGCACCCTGCTTGTAGGGGGGCTTGTCTGCCTCCGTTTGTGTGCGGGTGCAGCCTATGGCACCTAGTGCAATGCAGCCTAGCAAGAAGCGAACGACCATTAAAGGATAGAGAGATGGGTGAACGGAGAAAAAGCAGGGACCATTTTACTTATAAAAGAGGTGCGACACAACCCGTATTCGTCGAAGGGATCATTTTGAACAAGTTTATGTAGGCAAGTGCCGGAGTCTGGTGCTTGCTACTGGGCCCTATTTGTGCTGCTGGCCTCTTTGATTTAGTAGCACTGGCTGCCCTGCCTGCTGTAGTTGGGTAATCCCTGCCTGAAAATACGGTACACCTGTAAACTGTGGGCGAATGAGCCAGTGCCCCGAGCGGTGGTATAGTCCGATCTTTCCCTGCTGCTGCACGGGCAGGGTGTAGTAGTCTACCACA
Coding sequences within:
- a CDS encoding ABC transporter ATP-binding protein/permease, coding for MPHPPRSRSILRRLLAFLRPYRGLFVVGLLLTIAMSVVGPLRPLVMQRVLDGPIAAGDSQGLLQGGLLLLALTLLNSVFNYFQINLTSLLGQNIINDMRQQVFSHLLSLRTQYFDRMAIGALQTRAINDIQTLNTVFSTTLVTILGELLQLAFILGIMFWMSWSLTLVILCLMPLIILGTWLFKRFVEPAFRRVRHHVSELNAFTQEHITGMLVTQLFHRQQEESRRFDELNRQHRRAHLDTVLAYSIFFPVIEILTALGLALLVWYGSRSSLQGDTTLGELTAFIMFINMFFRPIRQIADQFNTLQLGIVSAERVFKVLDTTEFIENNPPTADSDRIYADPSIRFEQVHFSYLPDEPILRGIDFEVAAGTTTALVGATGSGKSTIINILMRLYEPQKGCIYVAGQDVRAYDLFALRRSMGLVLQDVFLFSGSVYENITLHNTAITRERVLQAVDEVQARAFIERLPGGLDHRVGERGVNLSTGQRQLLSFIRVLVHNPAILLLDEATSNIDTELEGILQAALQRVMQHRTSIVVAHRLSTIQHADQILAMRKGEVIERGTHQSLLQQGGYYKKLFDLQYGQPVRN
- a CDS encoding polyprenyl synthetase family protein, producing MGLTLEDIQAPILDELEQFEEHFRGAVKSRILLLDKIMHYMIRRKGKQMRPMFVLLSAKLCGGIQPATYRGAALIELLHTATLIHDDVVDDANERRGFFSINALWKNKIAVLIGDFLLSRGLLMSLEHDDYTLLKITSKAVKLMSEGELLQIEKARRLNIDEVVYFEIIRQKTASLIASCCESGASSAGAPVDTVEQMRHFGELVGMAFQIKDDLFDYGGSKSGKPTGIDLKEKKMTLPLIHTLNKSSWMERRKLINIVKNHNTNPRQVKYLVDFVEAAGGLSYSETMMHRFADDALAILKEFPDTAASTSLRDLVNYTIERER
- a CDS encoding porin family protein — translated: MRVHASFYLLVLAALYGTVWAQAAPPATPRKQPMLQLGVGFSGVTYLGDHNYRNESYYRIHPAAHLSLQFDNYRRVSPQLNFSFSRIRAENRDLAPQAGVQPNTFFSTRYFSLDLRMRIRFNRLGRLRPHLAPGLGLLSYTPQDRVGNSLANQLDTRKEGEDYSSTTILFPLNLGVTYRLNELVSLGADFTHFLTGTDYFDNVGELGPRSGNDRLQELSFTVYITPSQRERAGRR
- a CDS encoding homoserine dehydrogenase; amino-acid sequence: MSPKREIKIGLFGFGVVGQGLYDVLSSSKGIRADVVRICVKDPAKPRRLPMEHFTFDKNDILHDDQINLIVELIDNADDAFEIVKEAMSRGKDVVSANKKMIAEHFAELYELQRKHNVSLIYEASACGSIPIIRTLEEYYDNELLNSVQGIFNGTTNYILTKQIAENLDYNTALRQAQELGFAESNPFLDVHGYDAKYKLCIIAAHAFGLRVPEQEIFNYGITTVSPFDVRIAREKSYKLKLVAQALKIKDKLVLFVLPMMVPKHSLLYNVEEEYNAVLVEGVFSDKQFFQGKGAGSYPTGSAVLSDVSATTYGYKYEYKKENQHSLTFTNDAVLEIYLRYADEATLKQFNFISIHERHSEEDTGFYYVVGYIKLSSLMAIPRLAELDAFVALTPRCDVQLA
- a CDS encoding ABC-F family ATP-binding cassette domain-containing protein, encoding MAVNLVSAEQLSKTYGDKVLFEGINLGLSQGDKVALVARNGTGKSTLLSVLAGTEAPDAGQVVWRKGVRVGTLLQEPELDPEATVLDCILYADDPVQQAIRHYERLIHQAVPDQAALDQALAEMDAQQAWDFEARVHQVLDVFGLTPQLETPSRRLSGGQRKRLALARLLLSEPDVLLLDEPTNHLDLDMIEWLEAWLLRTRATLLLITHDRWFLDAVCSRIWELEGGRLIPYEGNYAYYLEKKAEREAAENAQQDKMRAYLRKELEWLQRQPKARTTKSKARIDQYHEKSEAMPSRKAEPELLFQIKTTPIGGKVLDFKSVRVRLGDRLLIRKFTYAFKRQERVGIVGKNGVGKSTLLRLIMGEIDPEAGKVEVGESIVPGYYRQDGLVHRPGQKVLEVITDIAESLPLQNGSTLPAAQFLNRFGFPYGMHRTEVERLSGGERRRLHLLTVLIRNPNLLILDEPTNDLDLPTLNLLEEFLMHYQGCLVIVSHDRYFLDRLVDHLFVLEGDGEIHDFNGNYQQWQSQRLAQAEQKKMPEPTKVREQPAIADGGQPEKPKVRLSYKEQREYAQLEQQIALLEARVAELERQMSSGVLDHEALAALSADFVAQQKLLDSATDRWMQLAEYAD
- the ruvC gene encoding crossover junction endodeoxyribonuclease RuvC, translated to MPSPPPEPGPAQLPAEARQRNTDRIILGVDPGTQVTGYAFIQVGGRHPQLLSLGVIELKKLADHPMKLKRIFDRLLGMIEAFLPDEMAIEAPFQGKNVQSMLKLGRAQGVAIAAALQRDVPVVEYAPTKVKMAVTGRGAASKAQVAGMLAHLMPELKQQGPLLPDATDALAVALCHYLQSSGGLASPGRYSGWEAFVKQNPGRKRG